In Bacillus horti, a single genomic region encodes these proteins:
- the paaA gene encoding 1,2-phenylacetyl-CoA epoxidase subunit PaaA yields the protein MEVYVDSLSEEQKHAAFLERIDRGEKIEADDWMPEDYREQLVRLISMHGISEIMGALPEKEWVPKAPTLHRKLAIMAKVQDEMGHGQLLLRVAEDLMTYWGKDRDDIYRDLISGKLKFHNVFHMTAPTWADAGIIAWLVDGAAIITQKMLLDTSYGPYGRVLQRICAEEVFHMQHGESIILSLAEGTEKQRQSLQEALDRWWSGLLMFFGPPEGNQISKHQQKNLRYKIRAATNEEMRQMFLSKYIPRIWSLGLSIPDDTLRFDEENQEWCYKQPDWEEFKKIVSNQGPKSQERLGLRKESYENGAWVRELLAARTLAADSVV from the coding sequence ATGGAAGTGTATGTAGACAGCTTAAGTGAGGAACAGAAGCATGCTGCGTTTTTAGAGCGTATTGATCGTGGAGAGAAAATTGAAGCGGATGATTGGATGCCGGAGGATTACCGAGAGCAACTCGTTCGTCTAATTTCTATGCATGGCATAAGTGAAATTATGGGGGCACTTCCTGAGAAGGAATGGGTTCCAAAGGCACCTACCCTGCACCGTAAGCTAGCGATTATGGCTAAGGTACAGGATGAAATGGGGCATGGTCAGCTGCTGCTTCGAGTGGCTGAGGATTTGATGACTTATTGGGGGAAGGATCGAGATGATATCTACCGCGACCTAATCTCAGGTAAGCTGAAATTTCACAACGTTTTTCATATGACAGCGCCTACTTGGGCCGATGCAGGTATTATCGCATGGCTTGTAGACGGAGCGGCTATCATCACACAGAAAATGCTCCTAGATACGTCCTATGGTCCCTATGGTCGCGTCCTTCAGAGGATTTGCGCAGAAGAGGTTTTTCACATGCAACATGGGGAAAGCATTATCCTAAGCTTAGCGGAGGGCACAGAAAAGCAGCGCCAGTCCCTGCAGGAAGCACTCGATCGTTGGTGGTCGGGGCTATTAATGTTTTTTGGTCCACCAGAGGGAAATCAGATATCTAAGCACCAGCAAAAAAACCTGCGCTACAAGATTAGAGCGGCAACAAATGAAGAAATGAGACAAATGTTCTTATCTAAATACATTCCACGAATATGGTCCCTAGGCTTATCTATACCTGATGACACATTACGATTTGATGAAGAGAACCAGGAATGGTGCTATAAACAGCCTGATTGGGAGGAATTTAAGAAGATTGTGAGCAATCAAGGTCCAAAATCACAAGAGAGGCTTGGATTAAGAAAGGAAAGCTATGAAAATGGCGCATGGGTAAGAGAGCTCCTAGCAGCTCGTACCCTAGCTGCCGACTCCGTAGTGTGA
- a CDS encoding metal-dependent hydrolase produces MDSITHTLFGLTIYGAIDKEEMEKTTKRAFLFTAVVGSLIPDSDVVSQLWDTEGLYQMWHRGITHSLFMVPIWALLLWLVCRFLFKVKDPRIFYIGLLSVFIHCTSDLFNAWGTGYLEPFSDLRVTFGTIPIVDLTFWAIMLLSFLFVRLKKKLPFTKHKQIRSHFVYRAAWLLMILHIIVQSTQGYTIYQQTASSYEEHTLSATFVPWNFTVIGKKGETVELSHANLWNGLTLQETLPSAEGTDLEELFAERPEAKTLYQWSPFVVIVDDDQLLGIYDPRFYRNGQSFLFEYIEKGF; encoded by the coding sequence ATGGACTCGATTACTCATACATTATTTGGTCTAACGATATACGGAGCAATAGATAAAGAAGAGATGGAAAAAACAACGAAAAGAGCCTTTCTATTTACAGCTGTAGTAGGAAGTCTGATCCCCGATAGTGATGTTGTATCTCAGCTTTGGGATACCGAAGGCTTATATCAAATGTGGCACAGGGGAATCACTCACTCCTTGTTTATGGTTCCAATTTGGGCCTTACTGCTCTGGCTAGTCTGTAGGTTTCTGTTTAAGGTAAAGGATCCAAGGATTTTTTACATAGGCTTACTCAGTGTATTTATCCACTGTACAAGCGATTTATTTAATGCTTGGGGAACCGGTTATCTTGAGCCTTTCTCAGATTTACGAGTTACCTTTGGAACAATCCCCATTGTGGATCTCACTTTTTGGGCGATCATGCTGCTTAGCTTCTTATTTGTTCGTTTGAAAAAGAAGTTGCCTTTTACTAAGCATAAGCAAATTAGATCCCATTTTGTTTACAGAGCTGCATGGCTGCTTATGATTTTACATATTATTGTTCAGTCTACTCAGGGGTATACCATCTACCAGCAAACGGCATCAAGCTATGAAGAGCACACACTTTCAGCTACGTTTGTACCATGGAACTTTACCGTCATCGGGAAAAAAGGCGAAACGGTTGAGCTTAGTCACGCAAACTTGTGGAATGGACTAACTTTACAAGAAACATTACCTTCTGCTGAGGGGACGGATTTAGAGGAGCTTTTTGCTGAGCGTCCAGAAGCAAAGACACTCTATCAGTGGTCCCCATTTGTCGTTATCGTGGATGATGATCAGCTACTTGGTATTTATGATCCTAGATTTTATCGGAATGGTCAGTCCTTTTTGTTTGAATACATCGAAAAAGGCTTCTAA
- the wrbA gene encoding NAD(P)H:quinone oxidoreductase, which produces MAKVLIPYYSAYGHIYEMVKAAADGARRVEGTEVKIVKVAEFEQVRKIMSSQEYYVQAQEAQENMPEATHDDLEWADGILWGIPTRYGSMPAQMKQYLDSAGGLWAQGKLEGKATAIITSTGSIHGGQETTVITSLVPLLHFGMIFVGLPYGENPEQLTTDGIGGSPYGAATVAGPSGEEQPKEAELVMAGRLGERLAKVAKALANVT; this is translated from the coding sequence ATGGCTAAAGTATTAATTCCCTATTATAGTGCCTATGGACATATCTACGAAATGGTGAAAGCGGCAGCGGATGGGGCACGAAGAGTAGAGGGAACAGAGGTCAAGATTGTAAAGGTAGCTGAATTTGAACAGGTTAGAAAGATCATGTCTAGTCAGGAGTATTATGTGCAGGCACAGGAAGCACAAGAGAATATGCCTGAAGCGACACATGATGATTTAGAATGGGCGGATGGCATACTATGGGGAATTCCAACTCGCTATGGATCAATGCCAGCTCAAATGAAGCAATATCTAGATTCTGCGGGAGGGCTATGGGCTCAAGGAAAGCTAGAGGGAAAGGCTACGGCTATTATCACTAGTACGGGCTCTATTCACGGGGGACAAGAAACTACGGTTATTACATCGTTAGTTCCATTGCTTCACTTCGGAATGATCTTTGTCGGATTGCCTTACGGGGAAAATCCAGAACAGCTAACGACAGACGGTATCGGGGGCTCCCCTTATGGAGCAGCAACGGTAGCTGGTCCTTCGGGTGAGGAGCAGCCTAAGGAAGCGGAGCTTGTGATGGCGGGAAGGCTAGGCGAACGTCTTGCTAAGGTAGCTAAAGCATTAGCTAATGTAACTTGA
- the gerPC gene encoding spore germination protein GerPC, whose protein sequence is MYYQYPDFFRILEEKVQRLEQENEELRGKIEQLKPIHIENINYKIQELTVRELKGTLNIGMTALSDPEEIKKWLTETDGEEVQLQDMEQEMKQDGMPDQNVMDKHQPHTPHST, encoded by the coding sequence ATGTATTATCAGTATCCTGACTTTTTCAGGATTCTAGAGGAAAAGGTACAGCGTCTAGAGCAAGAGAATGAAGAACTTAGAGGAAAAATAGAGCAACTAAAACCGATCCATATTGAGAATATTAACTATAAAATTCAAGAGCTAACGGTAAGGGAGCTAAAAGGAACTCTTAATATTGGTATGACGGCGCTTAGTGATCCAGAAGAAATTAAGAAATGGCTTACGGAAACAGACGGTGAAGAGGTTCAACTCCAGGATATGGAGCAGGAAATGAAACAGGATGGAATGCCAGATCAAAATGTGATGGATAAGCATCAACCACATACTCCACATTCCACTTAA
- a CDS encoding peptide chain release factor 3, which produces MNKVSSIIDQVSKRKTLAIISHPDAGKTTLTEKLLLFGGAIREAGMVKGKKNSKFATSDWMEIEKQRGISVTSSVMEFDYNDYRINILDTPGHEDFSEDTYRTLTAADSAVMLIDGAKGVEAQTKKLFEVCSQRGIPIFTMINKMDRETRDPFDLLEELEEILGMRSYPMNWPIGSGSDFQGIYDRKHQHVEIYDASNPNKVKIYPVSDIEGADLTELLGEAAHQRLVEEVSLLDVAGDPYDEEKILNGDLTPTFFGSAISNFGVQSFLEHFLFMAPAPVGRVSSEGYVDPSNKDFSGFIFKIQANMNPAHRDRIAFLRICSGKFERGMSVKHPRMKKSIKLSQPQQFLAQERNIIQEAYAGDIIGLFDPGIFQIGDTLCGGKEFTYSEMPLFSPEHFSRVSIKNALKKKHFLKGLQQLTEEGTVQFFESTSGLDEMILGVVGELQFEVFEYRMQHEYGVDMTLQRLPYQLARWIEGDSYKPALFQASNAKPVKDKQGRHVMLFENEYSLRWAQERYPDLKFHSQSNFSPSKNS; this is translated from the coding sequence ATTAACAAAGTGAGCTCAATTATAGATCAGGTTTCTAAACGAAAAACACTAGCGATTATCTCTCACCCTGACGCAGGGAAAACGACATTAACAGAAAAGCTTCTATTATTTGGTGGAGCTATTCGTGAAGCTGGAATGGTTAAAGGAAAAAAGAACTCAAAATTTGCTACGTCAGATTGGATGGAAATTGAAAAACAACGTGGAATCTCTGTTACATCAAGTGTGATGGAATTCGATTATAACGATTATCGTATCAACATCTTAGATACACCTGGACATGAGGACTTCTCTGAGGATACGTACCGTACGTTAACAGCAGCAGATAGTGCCGTGATGTTAATTGATGGAGCAAAGGGTGTAGAGGCTCAAACGAAAAAGCTATTCGAGGTTTGTAGCCAGCGAGGGATACCTATATTCACCATGATTAACAAAATGGATCGGGAAACCAGAGATCCGTTTGATCTATTGGAGGAGCTAGAAGAGATCCTCGGGATGCGCTCCTATCCAATGAACTGGCCGATAGGATCAGGGAGTGATTTTCAAGGGATTTACGATCGTAAGCATCAGCATGTCGAAATTTATGATGCCTCTAATCCGAATAAAGTAAAAATTTATCCTGTCTCTGACATAGAAGGAGCAGACTTAACAGAGCTATTAGGTGAAGCTGCCCATCAGCGCCTAGTAGAGGAAGTTAGCTTGCTTGATGTAGCGGGTGATCCCTATGACGAGGAAAAAATCCTCAACGGTGATTTAACGCCAACATTCTTTGGTAGTGCCATATCCAACTTTGGTGTGCAGAGCTTCTTAGAGCATTTCCTTTTTATGGCTCCAGCTCCGGTTGGTCGAGTGAGTAGTGAAGGCTACGTTGACCCATCTAACAAGGATTTCTCTGGATTCATTTTTAAGATTCAAGCGAATATGAACCCCGCACACCGAGATCGTATAGCGTTTCTGCGGATTTGCTCTGGTAAATTTGAACGTGGCATGAGTGTAAAGCATCCTAGAATGAAAAAATCCATTAAGCTTTCTCAGCCTCAGCAGTTTTTAGCCCAAGAAAGGAATATTATTCAGGAGGCTTACGCTGGGGATATTATTGGCTTATTTGATCCAGGTATTTTTCAGATTGGGGATACGCTCTGCGGCGGCAAAGAGTTTACCTACAGTGAAATGCCTTTATTCTCTCCAGAGCATTTCTCAAGAGTATCCATTAAAAACGCTTTAAAAAAGAAGCATTTCCTTAAAGGCTTGCAGCAGTTGACAGAGGAAGGTACGGTTCAATTCTTTGAGAGTACTTCTGGACTAGATGAGATGATTCTAGGAGTGGTTGGTGAATTACAATTTGAGGTTTTTGAGTACCGTATGCAGCATGAATACGGTGTAGATATGACTCTGCAAAGGCTTCCTTATCAGCTTGCGCGTTGGATTGAAGGAGATTCCTATAAGCCTGCTCTGTTCCAAGCCTCTAATGCGAAGCCAGTGAAGGATAAGCAAGGAAGGCATGTTATGCTCTTCGAAAATGAGTATAGTCTAAGATGGGCACAAGAACGATATCCAGATCTAAAATTCCATAGCCAATCAAACTTTAGCCCATCAAAAAATAGCTAG
- the paaX gene encoding phenylacetic acid degradation operon negative regulatory protein PaaX — MEQSLNTRSMIFTLYGDYIHHYGGEIWIGSLIRLMEEFGHNAQAIRAAISRMSKQGWVEARKEGNKSYYYLTEIGKKRMDEAAQRIFKLQAQPWDGKWRMLIYSIPEEKRAIRDELRKELIWSGFGSLTFSCYISPNPLEQQVQDLIKRYQVEEYVDFFISSYEGPHQGQDVVARCWNLEEINSKYQSFIELYSKKYIVDRNKIEKGDMQDGDCFVERTKLIHEYRKFLFVDPGLPEVLLPKDWLGDHAAALFRDYYKVLAEPASRFFESVYQEGNDAARSELYNVFEHPYMVQQQGRDE; from the coding sequence ATGGAACAAAGCTTAAATACTAGATCAATGATTTTCACATTATACGGAGATTATATCCATCATTATGGTGGTGAGATTTGGATAGGTAGTCTGATTAGGCTCATGGAGGAGTTTGGACACAACGCTCAGGCGATTCGTGCAGCTATCTCTCGTATGAGTAAGCAAGGGTGGGTAGAGGCTAGAAAGGAAGGAAACAAAAGCTATTACTATCTTACAGAGATAGGGAAGAAGCGAATGGATGAAGCGGCACAAAGAATTTTTAAGCTGCAAGCTCAGCCATGGGACGGTAAGTGGAGAATGCTTATTTACTCTATTCCAGAGGAAAAAAGAGCGATACGTGACGAACTGAGGAAAGAACTGATTTGGAGTGGCTTTGGCTCTTTGACATTCAGCTGCTATATTTCTCCCAATCCTCTGGAGCAGCAGGTACAGGATTTAATTAAAAGGTACCAGGTTGAGGAGTACGTAGATTTCTTTATTTCAAGCTATGAGGGCCCACATCAGGGACAGGATGTCGTAGCTAGATGCTGGAACCTTGAGGAGATTAATTCAAAATATCAGAGCTTTATTGAGCTGTATAGTAAAAAATATATTGTTGATCGGAACAAAATTGAAAAAGGAGATATGCAGGATGGGGATTGCTTTGTCGAGCGAACAAAGCTGATTCACGAGTATCGAAAATTTCTGTTTGTTGATCCTGGCTTACCTGAAGTTCTCTTACCTAAGGATTGGCTAGGAGATCATGCAGCCGCTTTGTTCAGGGATTATTATAAGGTGCTAGCGGAGCCAGCCAGCCGTTTTTTTGAGAGTGTCTACCAAGAGGGGAATGACGCTGCTCGAAGCGAGCTGTATAATGTTTTTGAACATCCATACATGGTACAGCAGCAAGGTAGAGATGAGTAG
- the paaB gene encoding 1,2-phenylacetyl-CoA epoxidase subunit PaaB, which produces MEEARQNTSQQSQQGESKMNYPIYEVFIQRDANTAFVHQGSLLAPNEQVALFLAKENFTRRQPCYNLWVVERKHIAQPSPNERKALEKLEDKQYRETKGYGYLKKKWRKYDQEQLTEKNLL; this is translated from the coding sequence ATGGAAGAAGCTCGTCAGAATACTAGCCAGCAGTCTCAGCAAGGAGAAAGCAAGATGAACTATCCTATCTATGAGGTTTTTATTCAGAGGGATGCTAATACAGCATTTGTTCATCAAGGTAGCTTATTAGCACCAAATGAACAGGTAGCTTTGTTTCTAGCAAAAGAGAATTTTACAAGAAGACAGCCCTGCTACAATTTATGGGTTGTTGAGAGAAAACATATTGCTCAGCCATCACCAAACGAGAGAAAGGCCTTAGAAAAGCTAGAGGATAAACAGTACCGTGAAACAAAGGGCTATGGCTATTTAAAGAAAAAATGGCGTAAATATGACCAGGAGCAATTAACAGAAAAGAACTTATTGTAA
- a CDS encoding spore germination protein, which produces MPHINNIFNFRVNNVSSNGSINFGNTILKGNKADSKSVGGQTVIGDSINSPSTNFDKNIVSDPDLIDQPQKQL; this is translated from the coding sequence ATGCCTCATATTAATAATATCTTCAATTTCAGGGTTAACAACGTTTCCAGTAATGGTTCGATTAATTTTGGTAATACGATTCTTAAGGGAAACAAGGCCGACTCAAAATCTGTTGGGGGGCAAACTGTCATCGGGGACTCTATCAACAGTCCTTCTACCAACTTTGATAAAAATATTGTTTCTGACCCTGACTTAATTGATCAGCCACAAAAACAATTATAA
- a CDS encoding acyl-CoA thioesterase, whose amino-acid sequence MTVKYCRESRCVRTSHVMPSDTNNHQTMFGGKLMSNIDDIASIAAMRHCRTQVVTASTDSVDFLHPIRPGHSVCLEAYVTHTGKSSMEVFVKVIAEHLLSGERLIAATSFLTFVALDENRNIVPVPAVIPETDEEKKLHETAAFRAQQRKQRREESKKLASFLTTNKPWE is encoded by the coding sequence ATGACTGTAAAGTACTGTAGAGAATCACGCTGTGTAAGAACTAGCCATGTCATGCCAAGTGACACAAATAACCATCAAACAATGTTTGGCGGGAAGCTAATGTCCAATATTGATGATATTGCTTCTATTGCAGCTATGAGACATTGCCGTACACAGGTAGTCACAGCCTCAACAGATTCAGTGGATTTCCTGCATCCAATTCGTCCAGGACATTCCGTTTGCTTAGAGGCCTATGTGACTCATACTGGTAAAAGCTCAATGGAGGTATTTGTTAAGGTCATAGCGGAGCATTTATTATCCGGTGAAAGGTTAATTGCTGCAACCTCCTTCCTAACCTTCGTTGCTCTTGATGAGAACAGGAACATTGTTCCTGTCCCTGCCGTGATTCCTGAAACGGATGAAGAGAAGAAGCTGCATGAGACAGCAGCTTTCAGAGCTCAGCAAAGAAAGCAAAGAAGAGAAGAAAGTAAGAAGCTAGCGAGCTTCTTAACAACAAATAAGCCTTGGGAGTAA
- a CDS encoding class I SAM-dependent methyltransferase, whose amino-acid sequence MKELKPDVLKSKEAVVAQFGKNASQYVTSANHAKGADLQDLVQAIQYNEGMKALDVATGGGHVANALATHVQEVTALDLTPEILQQAEAFIQKNNHQNVTFVQGDAEQLPFADESFDLVTCRIAAHHFPNVPHFVQEVYRVLKKGGQFALIDNISPEDDLLDSFYNIVEKKRDYSHFRALKKTEWISLVEKSGFYSSFMKTYEKKFKFKEWTERMQLPLDEKEALNQYMLEQSEQTKEYFKLVEEDGSVQSFVGSSILLHMYKR is encoded by the coding sequence ATGAAGGAATTGAAGCCAGATGTGTTAAAGAGTAAAGAAGCAGTAGTTGCTCAGTTTGGAAAAAATGCCAGCCAATACGTAACAAGTGCGAACCACGCCAAGGGAGCTGACCTTCAGGACTTGGTTCAAGCTATCCAATATAATGAAGGCATGAAAGCGTTAGATGTAGCAACAGGGGGTGGACATGTAGCGAACGCACTAGCAACACACGTTCAGGAAGTGACTGCCCTAGATTTGACACCAGAAATACTACAGCAGGCTGAAGCATTTATTCAAAAAAACAATCATCAAAACGTTACCTTTGTTCAAGGTGACGCAGAACAACTCCCATTTGCTGATGAGAGCTTTGATTTAGTTACTTGTCGAATCGCTGCTCACCATTTTCCTAACGTTCCTCATTTTGTGCAGGAGGTCTACCGTGTTTTAAAGAAGGGTGGTCAGTTTGCCTTAATTGATAATATTTCGCCTGAAGATGATCTACTTGACAGCTTCTACAATATAGTCGAAAAGAAGAGAGATTACAGTCATTTTCGTGCTTTAAAGAAAACAGAATGGATCAGCTTAGTAGAAAAGAGCGGCTTCTACTCGAGTTTTATGAAGACCTATGAAAAGAAATTCAAATTCAAAGAGTGGACGGAGAGGATGCAGCTTCCTCTAGATGAGAAGGAAGCTTTAAACCAATATATGCTGGAGCAAAGTGAACAAACGAAAGAGTATTTTAAACTAGTGGAAGAGGATGGTTCAGTACAAAGTTTTGTGGGAAGTTCCATTCTTCTGCATATGTATAAACGTTAG
- a CDS encoding winged helix-turn-helix transcriptional regulator, which produces MDFSKMCPKYESAMDILGKKWTGLIIHVLLDGSKRFKDIKSQIPEMSDRILTERMKELEGCGILVRHVYPETPVRIEYELTDQGKDLEPVIQSIQQWGDRWM; this is translated from the coding sequence ATGGACTTTTCAAAAATGTGTCCCAAGTATGAATCTGCAATGGACATTTTAGGTAAGAAATGGACCGGCTTAATTATACATGTACTCCTAGATGGTTCTAAACGCTTTAAAGATATTAAAAGCCAAATACCAGAGATGAGTGACCGCATCCTAACAGAGCGGATGAAGGAGCTTGAAGGCTGTGGTATTCTAGTCCGTCATGTATATCCAGAAACTCCAGTAAGAATTGAATATGAGCTGACGGATCAAGGAAAGGATTTGGAGCCAGTTATTCAATCGATTCAACAATGGGGAGATCGTTGGATGTAA
- a CDS encoding spore germination protein — translation MLFYTHLNQIFNIEVINASSNGSVNVGNVIGKGFSSSSKSVGSQSIIGNALVRPATNGNFNLVFDPDFIDQPQKQL, via the coding sequence ATGCTTTTTTATACACATCTTAATCAGATTTTTAATATTGAGGTCATTAATGCTTCAAGTAATGGCTCAGTAAACGTTGGAAATGTGATTGGCAAAGGATTTTCTTCAAGTTCTAAGTCCGTTGGAAGTCAATCTATTATTGGTAATGCCTTAGTGCGTCCAGCAACGAATGGAAACTTCAATTTGGTCTTTGATCCTGATTTCATTGATCAACCACAGAAGCAGCTCTAA
- a CDS encoding Hsp20/alpha crystallin family protein, whose translation MDKDKLKHWIDVADQFQGSDFWNGVFGSDYPKKLLDQFAFGPNQNHDQQPNMSSYPARETRNNDHSQRTKPLFPRIDLFRNDYELTILIELPGVHKEDVQLGVAHDLLQIKGIVHPLTSDMESISSERHYGPFERTVRLPEAVNENKVSAKFINGLLKISFPRTQRKMENINIE comes from the coding sequence ATGGATAAAGACAAATTAAAGCATTGGATAGATGTTGCTGATCAATTCCAAGGGAGCGATTTCTGGAATGGAGTGTTTGGTAGTGATTATCCAAAAAAGCTATTAGATCAATTCGCTTTTGGACCAAATCAAAACCATGATCAACAGCCTAATATGTCCAGTTATCCTGCTCGAGAGACTAGAAATAATGACCATTCCCAGAGGACAAAGCCACTCTTTCCCCGAATCGATCTATTTAGGAATGACTATGAGCTTACCATATTAATTGAACTACCAGGAGTACATAAAGAAGATGTGCAATTAGGGGTTGCCCATGATCTACTTCAAATTAAGGGTATTGTACACCCCTTAACATCAGATATGGAAAGTATTTCTTCTGAGAGACACTATGGTCCTTTTGAAAGAACGGTTCGTCTACCAGAAGCTGTGAATGAAAATAAAGTCTCTGCTAAGTTCATCAATGGTTTGCTAAAAATTAGCTTCCCTCGAACTCAACGGAAAATGGAGAACATTAACATTGAGTAG
- a CDS encoding PaaI family thioesterase — MEEVSPYTVQDLLDVVHGDKHPPNCDLTMKVKAYFAKDGLAKGIWTVHPEFLNGHGVAMGGFVSAAADIMMAYAMASKLGEKQGFSSITLQATYHRPIALGTVEIEARVERLGKSVAYVEATLSQNNKRAATLTSSIMVVN, encoded by the coding sequence ATGGAAGAAGTAAGCCCGTACACTGTTCAAGATTTATTAGATGTTGTTCATGGGGACAAGCATCCACCAAATTGTGATTTGACAATGAAAGTAAAAGCTTATTTTGCAAAGGATGGTTTAGCTAAGGGAATTTGGACAGTGCATCCAGAATTTCTCAATGGACATGGAGTAGCGATGGGAGGTTTTGTTTCTGCGGCGGCAGATATTATGATGGCTTATGCGATGGCGTCTAAGCTGGGAGAGAAGCAGGGCTTCTCAAGTATTACATTACAGGCGACATACCACCGACCTATAGCTCTTGGTACGGTAGAGATAGAAGCTAGGGTAGAGAGGCTAGGGAAATCTGTGGCTTATGTAGAAGCTACGCTAAGTCAAAACAATAAGAGGGCGGCAACACTAACATCATCTATCATGGTCGTAAACTAG
- a CDS encoding Hsp20/alpha crystallin family protein, with protein sequence MNQNPTDFYKWQSMAKDLLGNEFFHDFFKQVKKDSPAYNIYKSSSEIIVLINLPYVRDLSQIKLTVRDQELQVKGKIDLGFDHLENVQSEIFSGMFEAVIPLPVVVNTKRVNANYQRGILSVQLFPKIKKEGSPVHIGEK encoded by the coding sequence ATGAATCAAAATCCTACGGACTTTTACAAATGGCAATCGATGGCCAAGGACTTATTAGGAAATGAGTTTTTCCATGATTTTTTTAAGCAGGTTAAAAAAGATAGCCCAGCGTACAATATCTATAAAAGCTCCTCGGAAATCATTGTTTTAATCAATCTACCTTATGTGCGGGATCTTTCTCAAATAAAGCTGACTGTTAGAGATCAGGAGCTGCAGGTGAAAGGTAAAATTGACCTAGGCTTCGATCATTTAGAAAATGTGCAAAGTGAGATTTTTTCAGGGATGTTCGAAGCGGTTATTCCATTACCTGTAGTTGTCAATACGAAGCGAGTCAATGCCAATTACCAGCGGGGAATTCTTTCAGTTCAGCTGTTTCCTAAGATAAAGAAGGAGGGCTCTCCTGTGCATATTGGTGAAAAGTGA
- a CDS encoding VOC family protein: MIELLRFNHINVCVPPEKEEEARQFYVETMGWKEIPKPEVLRDGGGFWVQAGAIEWHVSLESGSKPSRRHVAFEVQSIEEAREYLDKRGIRIKEEKQFPGFIRFSFFDPFDNRIELMERL, from the coding sequence ATGATAGAGCTACTTCGATTTAATCACATTAACGTTTGTGTACCACCTGAAAAGGAGGAGGAAGCTAGACAATTTTATGTAGAAACGATGGGCTGGAAGGAGATTCCGAAGCCAGAGGTGCTAAGGGATGGAGGAGGCTTTTGGGTTCAGGCAGGAGCGATAGAATGGCATGTGAGCCTTGAGTCAGGCAGTAAGCCATCTAGACGTCATGTTGCTTTTGAAGTTCAGTCTATTGAAGAGGCAAGAGAATACTTAGATAAGAGGGGAATTAGAATTAAAGAGGAAAAACAATTTCCTGGATTCATACGCTTTTCATTCTTTGACCCTTTTGACAATCGAATTGAACTAATGGAACGGCTCTAA